The nucleotide sequence CCATCATTTGGATTTTTTGCTTCAACATTAAGTGTAAAAGATACTGGTAGTTTTCCTGATGCAATTACCGATGTCAGGTTTACAACTTCGAGCGGATTGAAATCCTGCAAAGATTTTTTACCGGAGATATTAATTCCGCTGACAGTAAAATTATTGACTGCACCAAGTTTAAATTTTAATCTTGACAGATTAACCATTGTCTCATATACGCTGCAGCTTGAGGTTAAGAATAAAAGTGCTGTAGAAAGTAAAACTATTTTTTTCATGGTAGTCCAATTGTTTTAATTATGTATTGTTTAATTGTTAAACTCTTACGCAATCCTTTGACCTTCAATCTTCTGAATAATGATTTGTGCAACTTTTAAAGCTCGCAATCCATCCACTCCTGAAACTAACGGTTTTGTTTTATTTAATACGGAGTTGACAAATAGTTGAAGCTCAAACTGAAGTGCATTTAATTCTTTCTGTTCAGGCTGCTCATACACTATTTTTTTTCTCTTGTTACCAACACCAATTTCTCCAAATGAAATCTGCGTCGGCTCAGCCTGAGCATCAGGAGACAAAAGTCTGTAGGCTTCAGCGACACCGGTTACAAAATCAAGAGCAATATAACTATCACGCTGAAATATTCTCATCTTTCTTAGTTTCTTTTGTGATATACGGCTGGCAGTTACATTTGCAACAGCACCGTTTTCAAACTGAAGTCTTGCATTTGCTATATCAAGATGATCGGAAACCACGGCAACCCCGTTAGCCTGAACATCCACCACATCGCTTTTTACAAGACTGAGAATTATATCAATATCATGAATCATTAAATCAAGGACAACAGCTACGTCAGTTCCTCTCGGATTGAATTGAGCAAGTCTGTCTGTCTGAATGAATTTTGGCTCATCAATATATTTTTCCATTGAAACAAGTGCAGGATTAAAGCGTTCAATGTGTCCAACCTGAAGATTTAGTTTTTTCTTTTCAGAAATCTCCACAAGTTCTTCAGCTTCTTTGATTGTAGTTGTAATTGGTTTTTCAATGAATACGTGAACTCCGGAATCAAAACATTTTTTTGCAACTTCGAAATGAGCCGTGGTAGTTGCAGCTATTGAAACTGCATCAACTTTATTTAGTAAATCATCAATCGAACCAGTACCTTGAACATTGAATTCTGAACTAACTGACTTCAACTGTTCTGTATTGGAGTCGAATATGCCAACAAGTTCACAATTTTCAATTGACTTAAACATTTTAATATGAAGTTTACCGAGATGACCGGTTCCGATTACACCAACTTTTAGCTTTTCCATTATTATTTCTTTTTAGTTCTTAGTTTTTAGTTGATGATTTGTTTTAGTTTTTAGTTAATAGTTATAGTTAAATCGTTGCTTGTCATAGTTAGCGGATAACTGTAAACTCAAACGAAAAATAATAAACCAAAACTAACAACCAGCTAACCAATAACTGAATTCACAACTTAAGTTTACTTGCTATGTTTTCTTTATTTGTTCTTAGTTTTTAGTTGATGATTTGTTTTAGTTTTTGGTTTTTAGTTAATAGTTATAGTTAAATCGTTGCTTGTCATAGTTAGCGGTTAACTGTAAACTCAAACGAAAAGTAATAAACCAAAACTAACAACCAGCTAACCAATAACTAAATTCACAACTCAAGTTTACTTGCTATGTTTTCTTTATTTGTTCTTAGTTTTTAGTTAATGGTTTTAGTTGGATAGTTACATGTTATAGTTATTAGTTAACAACGAACCAAAACTGAAAACTAATAGACCAAAACAAACAACCAGCTAACCAATAACTGATTACTGCTTACTAATTACTCTCTTATAACCAATGATTCTTTCATACGGTCCTTTATCCTGTTCATTATAATAAAGAAAGACATCAAATTCTTTTGTGTTCAGCCAGGTGTTGCCTTCGAGAATAAGCCAATCAGGATTTAATATTTCATTATTGTCAACGTCAGCAGCAACA is from Ignavibacteriota bacterium and encodes:
- a CDS encoding Gfo/Idh/MocA family oxidoreductase, with product MEKLKVGVIGTGHLGKLHIKMFKSIENCELVGIFDSNTEQLKSVSSEFNVQGTGSIDDLLNKVDAVSIAATTTAHFEVAKKCFDSGVHVFIEKPITTTIKEAEELVEISEKKKLNLQVGHIERFNPALVSMEKYIDEPKFIQTDRLAQFNPRGTDVAVVLDLMIHDIDIILSLVKSDVVDVQANGVAVVSDHLDIANARLQFENGAVANVTASRISQKKLRKMRIFQRDSYIALDFVTGVAEAYRLLSPDAQAEPTQISFGEIGVGNKRKKIVYEQPEQKELNALQFELQLFVNSVLNKTKPLVSGVDGLRALKVAQIIIQKIEGQRIA